One segment of Phragmites australis chromosome 13, lpPhrAust1.1, whole genome shotgun sequence DNA contains the following:
- the LOC133887864 gene encoding probable WRKY transcription factor 34 has translation MDGHVAMEWKDLKPGPESLMPSVLTGAFPPDTKGGKGNEDAKAGFEKHGLSVATSSPLEEGQSLPMTPQFGQKSGAGSSLAERMQARAGFSVPKLSMPFNTAVGADNSMTGAPSPYLTIPPGLSPATLLESPVFLSNAMGQASPTTGKLLMLGGKNDTDPIRFEGPLLGYGPDAFSFKPLETKSSHYTAEEKKEFLCNNQRPSIPSTHVSVKTETKIQTVQEANLLGQVNQQKLNGQTTVKNGSQDSKLSSLAPDTAAGNERASPPDHGQPTEEGDARGDYPAMVTAAPAEDGYSWRKYGQKQVKHSEYPRSYYKCTHPNCQVKKKVERSHEGHITEIIYKGTHNHPKPAQSRRPGVPPVHPFGDTQTDGTDNPGSQPNAVEARPLWHNNASVQDLRGDGLDATSSPSVPGELCDSSASMQVSARFEPPEGVDVTSAVSDEVDGDDRVTHGSLSQGGADAEGDELESKRRKLESYAIDMSTASRAVREPRVVIQTTSEVDILDDGYRWRKYGQKVVKGNPNPRSYYKCTHPGCLVRKHVERASHDLESVITTYEGKHNHEVPAARNSGHPSSAAPGAAMAAPGQAHAGARRPEHLSVQDCLMRLGGCGVPFGLPPRDPLAPMGNYPYSTLGPTAAASLPSLPMPPGLEAVEGLKLPMLAPPLHPFLRHRQTMEPAGLVVPKGEVKGEAHGAGGNGPGATASVYQQLMRSRLSLGHQV, from the exons ATGGATGGCCATGTAGCCATGGAGTGGAAGGATCTCAAACCAGGCCCAGAATCCTTGATGCCGAGCGTCCTGActggagcatttccaccagacaCCAAAGGAGGAAAAGGCAACGAGGATGCTAAGGCTGGATTTGAGAAGCATGGTCTGTCAGTCGCCACAAGCTCACCCCTGGAGGAAGGGCAGTCACTGCCAATGACCCCGCAGTTTGGCCAGAAGTCTGGTGCCGGCAGCAGCCTCGCCGAGAGGATGCAAGCAAGAGCTGGATTCAGCGTGCCGAAGCTCAGCATGCCGTTCAACACAGCAGTTGGAGCTGATAATTCAATGACAGGAGCTCCATCACCCTATCTCACGATCCCGCCTGGCCTGAGTCCGGCAACACTGTTGGAGTCACCAGTCTTCCTTTCCAATGCCATG GGCCAAGCGTCGCCAACCACGGGGAAGTTACTCATGCTTGGTGGTAAAAATGACACTGATCCTATTAGATTTGAAGGTCCTCTACTCGGCTATGGTCCTGATGCATTTTCTTTCAAGCCTTTGGAGACGAAATCTTCACACTACACTGCTGAAGAAAAGAAG GAATTTCTATGCAACAATCAACGTCCATCAATACCAAGCACGCATGTTTCTGTCAAGACTGAAACTAAGATTCAGACGGTACAAGAGGCCAATTTGCTGGGCCAAGTAAACCAACAGAAGCTCAATGGTCAGACCACTGTGAAGAATGGTTCTCAAGACTCCAAGCTCAGTAGTCTTGCACCTGACACCGCTGCAGGCAATGAACGCGCATCACCTCCGGATCACGGCCAGCCGACGGAGGAAGGAGACGCGAGGGGAGACTATCCGGCAATGGTCACCGCCGCGCCGGCGGAGGACGGTTACAGCTGGAGAAAGTATGGGCAGAAGCAGGTGAAGCACAGCGAGTACCCGCGGAGCTACTACAAGTGCACGCATCCGAATTGTCAggtcaagaagaaggtggagCGCTCGCACGAGGGGCACATCACGGAGATCATCTACAAGGGCACGCACAACCACCCGAAGCCTGCGCAGAGCCGCCGGCCGGGCGTCCCGCCCGTCCACCCTTTCGGCGACACGCAAACGGACGGGACCGACAACCCAGGATCACAGCCAAACGCAGTGGAGGCGAGGCCGCTGTGGCATAACAATGCGAGTGTTCAGGACTTGCGTGGCGACGGCCTGGACGCGACGTCGTCCCCCTCTGTTCCGGGTGAGCTCTGTGACTCGTCGGCGTCAATGCAGGTCAGCGCCCGGTTTGAGCCCCCGGAGGGTGTGGATGTGACGTCTGCAGTGTCTGACGAGGTGGACGGGGATGACAGGGTGACTCATGGCAGTTTGTCCCAGGGCGGTGCTGACGCAGAGGGCGACGAACTGGAATCCAAACGAAG GAAGCTGGAGTCATATGCCATTGATATGAGCACTGCATCGAGGGCTGTCCGCGAGCCCCGAGTCGTGATCCAGACGACCAGCGAGGTCGACATCCTAGACGACGGCTACCGCTGGCGCAAGTACGGGCAGAAGGTCGTCAAGGGTAACCCAAACCCAAG GAGCTACTACAAGTGCACGCACCCGGGGTGCTTGGTGCGGAAGCACGTGGAGCGCGCGTCGCACGACCTCGAGTCCGTGATCACCACGTACGAGGGCAAGCACAACCACGAAGTCCCCGCCGCGAGGAACAGCGGCCACCCGAGCTCCGCGGCGCCCGGCGCGGCGATGGCCGCGCCCGGCCAGGCCCACGCCGGCGCGCGCAGGCCAGAGCACCTCTCGGTGCAGGACTGCTTGATGCGTCTGGGCGGCTGCGGCGTGCCGTTCGGCCTGCCGCCGAGGGACCCGCTCGCGCCGATGGGCAACTACCCGTACTCCACCCTCGGCCCCACGGCGGCCGCGTCGCTGCCGAGCCTGCCGATGCCCCCGGGGCTCGAGGCCGTCGAGGGGCTGAAGCTCCCGATGCTGGCGCCGCCGCTGCACCCGTTCCTGAGGCACCGGCAGACGATGGAGCCCGCCGGGCTCGTGGTGCCCAAGGGGGAGGTGAAGGGCGAGGCTCACGGCGCCGGCGGCAACGGCCCCGGTGCAACCGCGTCCGTGTACCAGCAGCTGATGCGCAGCAGGCTGTCCCTGGGCCATCAGGTGTAG